In Schistocerca serialis cubense isolate TAMUIC-IGC-003099 chromosome 8, iqSchSeri2.2, whole genome shotgun sequence, one genomic interval encodes:
- the LOC126416395 gene encoding histidine-rich glycoprotein-like isoform X1: protein MGVQMGCKRKMKIHCPPRALVHHGHKSILGLHKCKHEKHGHHGIHKHGHKHHGHKHGHKHHGHKHAKHLVCDEDGFWGHRFHGHGPHGHGPHGHGPLGHGPHGHGPLGHGPHGHGPHCHGPHGHGPHGHGPHGHGPHGHGPHGHGPLGCGPHGHGPFGCGPHGHGPHGHGPHGHGKHGHGPHGHGKHGHGPHGHGKHGHGPHGHGPHGHGPHGPGHHGPGSSDQGLHGRGHHGRKQRGHETSEDVMWLVDCCGCCESEEETSPVRAMPKRPATV, encoded by the exons ATGGGAGTACAGATGGGATGCAAG AGGAAAATGAAGATACACTGTCCTCCACGAGCGCTGGTTCATCATGGACATAAGTCCATCTTAGGACTCCACAAATGCAAGCATGAGAAGCATGGTCACCACGGAATACACAAGCACGGACATAAACATCATGGTCACAAGCACGGACATAAGCATCACGGTCACAAGCATGCCAAGCATCTAGTATGTGATGAAGATGGATTTTGGGGTCATAGATTTCATGGTCATGGACCACATGGCCATGGACCACATGGTCATGGGCCACTTGGTCATGGACCACATGGTCATGGGCCACTTGGTCATGGACCACACGGTCATGGACCACATTGTCATGGACCACACGGTCATGGACCACACGGTCATGGACCACACGGTCATGGACCACACGGTCATGGACCACATGGTCATGGGCCACTTGGCTGTGGACCACATGGTCATGGACCATTTGGCTGTGGACCACATGGCCATGGCCCACACGGCCATGGACCACACGGTCATGGAAAGCATGGTCATGGTCCGCATGGACATGGAAAGCATGGTCATGGTCCACATGGACATGGAAAGCATGGTCATGGTCCCCATGGTCATGGCCCACATGGTCATGGACCTCATGGACCTGGACATCATGGCCCAGGTTCCTCTGATCAAGGATTACATGGCCGTGGACACCATGGTCGCAAACAAAGAGGCCATGAAACATCTGAGGATGTTATGTGGCTTGTTGACTGCTGTGGTTGTTGTGAAAGTGAGGAGGAGACATCGCCTGTGCGTGCTATGCCAAAGCGCCCTGCCACAGTCTGA
- the LOC126416395 gene encoding uncharacterized protein LOC126416395 isoform X2, with product MKMDFGVIDFMVMDHMAMDHMVMGHLVMDHMVMGHLVMDHTVMDHIVMDHTVMDHTVMDHTVMDHTVMDHMVMGHLAVDHMVMDHLAVDHMAMAHTAMDHTVMESMVMVRMDMESMVMVHMDMESMVMVPMVMAHMVMDLMDLDIMAQVPLIKDYMAVDTMVANKEAMKHLRMLCGLLTAVVVVKVRRRHRLCVLCQSALPQSETVQMHFFNQEVCLLKAT from the coding sequence ATGAAGATGGATTTTGGGGTCATAGATTTCATGGTCATGGACCACATGGCCATGGACCACATGGTCATGGGCCACTTGGTCATGGACCACATGGTCATGGGCCACTTGGTCATGGACCACACGGTCATGGACCACATTGTCATGGACCACACGGTCATGGACCACACGGTCATGGACCACACGGTCATGGACCACACGGTCATGGACCACATGGTCATGGGCCACTTGGCTGTGGACCACATGGTCATGGACCATTTGGCTGTGGACCACATGGCCATGGCCCACACGGCCATGGACCACACGGTCATGGAAAGCATGGTCATGGTCCGCATGGACATGGAAAGCATGGTCATGGTCCACATGGACATGGAAAGCATGGTCATGGTCCCCATGGTCATGGCCCACATGGTCATGGACCTCATGGACCTGGACATCATGGCCCAGGTTCCTCTGATCAAGGATTACATGGCCGTGGACACCATGGTCGCAAACAAAGAGGCCATGAAACATCTGAGGATGTTATGTGGCTTGTTGACTGCTGTGGTTGTTGTGAAAGTGAGGAGGAGACATCGCCTGTGCGTGCTATGCCAAAGCGCCCTGCCACAGTCTGAAAcagtgcaaatgcatttttttaatcAAGAAGTATGTTTACTGAAAGCAACATAA